In Zingiber officinale cultivar Zhangliang chromosome 6A, Zo_v1.1, whole genome shotgun sequence, a single genomic region encodes these proteins:
- the LOC121995199 gene encoding pectinesterase-like: MELLLCLLFFLSLVAGRPSHTTWRLFSARDELQRLTSLVGDAQNSVPDDDRHLSTASGECLGLFRLAEDALRWSVSDGDPKTTPSTGDHLSDLHSWLTAAAGYLIDCKDGLNLAGVHGGGIARRLHRTSSLVTSALREVASLSAARGRRLVQGFPDWVPADHLRLIMGDDLIIKADVVVAQDNTGNYTTLGDALAAAPEHADRYVIYVKKGVYKEYVEVRKPNLTIMGEGMNETIFSGDRNNATGNGTGSSATFTVSGPRFITINLAIENTAGPKAGPAVALRSDSDLSVYYRCQISGYQDTLFASSNRQFYRECRIFGTVDYIFGNAAAVFQRCDILSRLPPHGNADTITAQSRELKDQNSGYSFQFCNVTSAGEDLPAAEVDVFLGRPWRNYSRVVFMQSYLDSSIPPAGWLDWDGRGSTADYGEFQNYGPGSSLAGRVNWTGYHILNKPAEAAPFTAHELINGDSWLPSTGVPYTLDLNVTNS; encoded by the exons ATGGAGCTTTTACTctgccttctcttcttcctctcgttAGTGGCGGGCCGGCCGAGTCATACCACTTGGCGCCTGTTCTCCGCCCGCGATGAACTTCAAAGGCTCACCTCGCTCGTCGGGGACGCTCAAAATTCTGTCCCGGATGACGATCGCCACCTCTCCACTGCCTCCGGCGAGTGCCTCGGCCTCTTCAGGCTCGCCGAAGATGCCCTCCGATGGAGCGTTTCCGACGGAGACCCTAAAACCACCCCTTCCACCGGAGATCATCTCTCCGACTTGCACTCCTGGCTGACTGCCGCCGCCGGATACCTCATCGACTGCAAGGACGGACTCAACCTCGCCGGCGTCCATGGCGGCGGAATCGCACGCAGGCTCCATCGCACGTCCTCTCTGGTCACATCCGCGCTCCGAGAGGTCGCGTCCCTGTCCGCCGCTCGCGGCAGGAGGCTGGTGCAGGGGTTCCCGGACTGGGTGCCCGCCGACCACCTTAGACTAATTATGGGCGACGATTTAATTATCAAAGCGGATGTGGTGGTGGCGCAGGACAATACCGGGAATTACACGACGTTGGGGGACGCGCTGGCGGCGGCGCCGGAACACGCTGATCGGTACGTGATTTATGTGAAGAAGGGAGTGTACAAGGAGTACGTGGAGGTAAGGAAGCCTAACTTGACGATCATGGGAGAAGGCATGAATGAGACCATCTTCTCCGGCGACCGGAACAATGCCACTGGCAACGGCACCGGCTCCTCGGCCACTTTCA CTGTTTCGGGTCCACGTTTCATAACGATCAATCTGGCGATCGAGAACACGGCGGGGCCGAAAGCAGGGCCAGCGGTGGCGCTCCGCTCCGACTCCGACCTCTCCGTCTACTATCGCTGCCAGATCTCCGGCTACCAGGACACGCTCTTTGCCTCATCCAACCGCCAGTTCTATCGCGAGTGCCGTATCTTTGGCACCGTCGACTACATCTTCGGCAACGCCGCCGCCGTCTTCCAGCGGTGCGACATCCTCTCCCGCCTCCCTCCCCACGGGAACGCCGACACCATCACGGCTCAATCCCGCGAGCTTAAAGACCAGAACTCCGGCTACTCCTTCCAGTTCTGCAACGTGACGTCGGCCGGCGAGGACCTCCCCGCCGCCGAAGTAGACGTCTTCCTCGGCAGGCCGTGGAGGAACTACTCGCGGGTGGTGTTCATGCAGTCGTACCTGGACTCGTCGATTCCGCCGGCGGGGTGGTTGGACTGGGATGGCCGCGGCTCAACGGCGGACTACGGCGAGTTCCAGAACTACGGGCCGGGTTCAAGTTTGGCCGGACGGGTCAACTGGACCGGATATCATATCCTGAACAAACCGGCCGAGGCGGCCCCGTTCACGGCCCACGAGTTGATCAATGGCGACAGCTGGTTGCCGTCGACCGGCGTACCGTACACGCTCGACCTGAACGTGACCAATTCTTAG
- the LOC121997603 gene encoding probable LRR receptor-like serine/threonine-protein kinase At1g07650 has protein sequence MATAATVSSPAIFPLQSFARNGPSRVPHVSFNVSLIRSPCFPVSSKKHRAMTVVGALPRLAPVLPEKGFGQLEGSRVCNERLLDRQSNVYGFGVVTLEIAYVLQEHGNLLELVDQSLGSNYSKEKALQMLELSLACTDLSPMLRPAMSSLGGNS, from the exons ATGGCGACAGCCGCGACGGTTTCTTCCCCGGCAATCTTCCCTCTCCAATCCTTCGCCAGGAATGGCCCTTCCCGAGTTCCTCACGTCTCTTTCAACGTCTCTCTCATCCGTTCACCTTGCTTTCCCGTTTCTTCCAA GAAGCACAGGGCAATGACTGTAGTTGGAGCTCTACCGAGGCTGGCTCCTGTGCTCCCAGAAAAGGGATTTGGTCAATTAG AGGGCTCCAGAGTATGCAATGAGAGGTTACTTGACAGACAAAGCAATGTATACGGTTTTGGTGTGGTAACATTAGAAATT GCTTATGTTTTGCAAGAGCATGGAAATTTGCTTGAATTAGTTGACCAAAGTCTTGGCTCCAACTACTCAAAGGAGAAAGCACTGCAAATGTTGGAACTGTCTCTTGCTTGCACCGACCTCTCCCCAATGCTTAGGCCTGCAATGTCATCACTTGGTGGAAACTCTTGA
- the LOC121997602 gene encoding 1-phosphatidylinositol-3-phosphate 5-kinase FAB1B-like has product MEPVGKRFPNLFKLVKSWITWKTEPDSISRAFWMPDDSCMVCYECDSQFTVFNRRHHCRKCGRIFCAKCTSNFIPVNSYESESLQQEGELIRVCNFCFKQREDVTTARYEAEPSSPILSPSLSNTSFDSTKSSGAGNSSLSAAVSYTYSGGAFQQPSYAPAPSPNQSVQLENCFDKQDLLIEEGCMDSLVDNGDHSPTRFGLCLNRSDDEEDDFGTCQWDSEEQRYANSDEFYGPLEFDESVKRCGSHKPHPAEGDIDTQEISIPLLDNRNYHTHLSTDKVEEHCTVNNVECDTSSSIFGVDTSDAEPMDFENNKQLWLPPEPENEEDEKEAVFFEDEEDDATGEWRYMRSLNSFGSFEHRNRDRSIEEHKKAMKNVVEGHFRALVAQLLQVENLPISEDGKEGWLDILTSLSWEAAMHLKPDTSSGGGMDPGLYVKIKCLACGHRCDSMVVKGVVCKKNVANRRMPSKIEKARFLILGGALEYQRVSNLLSSIDTLLQQEMDHLKMAIAKIDSHHPNVLLVEKTVSRCAQDYLLAKNISLVLNVKRPLLERIARCTGADIVPSIDHLSSSNLGHCELFHVEKFVEEHDIACQDGKKLKTLMFFRGCPKPLGCTILLKGACSNELKKVKHVLQYGVFAAYHLALETSFLADEGASLPELPLKSPITVALPDKPSMVNRSISTIPGFTISPADKSQSSSVVQTSGKSDPNLGPETGSALPLSYEDNTSLSNSNSAVVNMHDLSFDKGNQLNNMGEQCLVPFVSSSHSVTAPSYSLGRSACHTGEEIMADFLRGNEPGCMETHKETSISHQVQASNLHENRGVFEDGRGTDCDVQRDDLKSIKLHRDNSRNDDLVTKEEFPPSPSDHQSILVSLSSRCVWKGGTVCERAHLFRFKYYGSFDRPLGRYLRDHLFNQSYKCRTCEMPSEVHIYCYTHRQGSLTISVKKLEEFVLPGARDGKIWMWHRCLCCPRANGLPPATPRIVMSDAAWGLSFGKFLELSFSNHAAASRVASCGHSLHRDCLRFYGYGEMVACFKYAPINIHSVYLPPSILDFNYQHQDWVQEETDKLSNIALDLFAQVQKSLHQLEENISNAANMKVLEGILLKERAEFEESVRTVTKKEETDMQPFVDILEVNKLQRKLLFQSYVWDKQIKFATDACTKGLPTKNKEELAPRVGRSFTNSDCSVSVTSAGPHNGSGSKDEDDQYKQPSDQQKLDLEHESTKVLSTSKTASNQTDFLESHDGPHRVVSVGQYPIMDELSNTLDAKWIGENGPTSVDASKLNLSGLDDTTHIESSENVEESYHIDSNSTSTNTSRSCEHIEDVSVFIKTSVSDLYASLNKDIDGFLSAYHPESIHVFKELLQKGWGRLFLPLGVNDTAIPIYDDEPTSVISYALVCADYHSQISDEPEKLRDGRESPLSFTIQDYGNSFIFQSLDDIPFETFKSLGSIDDSTPSIPGSKSPLTIDPLASTKSMHVRVSFATRYSVTCYYAKHFEALRKTCCPSELDFIRSLSRCKKWGAQGGKSNAFFAKSLDDRFIIKQVTKTELESFIKFAPEYFKYLTESINTGCPTCLAKILGIYQVLIKNSKGGKESKMDVLVMENLLFGRSVTWLYDLKGSSRSRYNADSSGNNKVLLDQNLIEAMPTSPIFVGNKAKRLLERAVWNDTAFLASIDVMDYSLLVGVDENKQELVLGIIDFMRQYTWDKHLETWVKASGILGGPRDASPTVISPKQYKKRFRKAMSAYFIVVPDQWSPPTIIPSQSQSDLCRDDLLAASPNL; this is encoded by the exons ATGGAACCCGTGGGAAAGAGGTTCCCTAATCTGTTCAAGTTGGTGAAGTCCTGGATTACTTGGAAGACTGAACCAGATTCAATTTCAAGGGCCTTTTGGATGCCTGATGATAGTTGTATGGTATGTTATGAATGTGACTCACAATTCACAGTTTTCAATCGCAGACACCATTGTCGGAAGTGTGGGCGCATTTTCTGTGCTAAGTGCACCTCAAATTTTATCCCTGTAAATTCGTATGAGTCAGAGAGTCTCCAGCAGGAAGGGGAGTTGATTCGTGTGTGCAACTTCTGTTTCAAGCAGCGGGAGGATGTGACAACTGCAAGATATGAAGCAGAGCCATCAAGCCCTATTCTTAGTCCTTCCCTTTCAAATACAAGTTTTGATAGCACAAAGTCCAGTGGTGCTGGTAACAGTAGCCTGTCAGCAGCAGTTTCTTACACATACTCAGGTGGAGCTTTCCAGCAACCGTCCTATGCtcctgctcctagtcccaaccaGTCTGTCCAGTTGGAAAATTGCTTTGACAAACAAGACTTGCTGATAGAAGAGGGTTGCATGGATTCCTTGGTGGATAACGGTGACCATTCACCTACTCGATTCGGGCTTTGCTTAAACAG GAGTGATGATGAAGAAGATGATTTTGGAACGTGTCAGTGGGATTCAGAAGAACAAAGGTATGCCAACTCTGATGAATTTTATGGGCCACTTGAATTTGACGAATCTGTAAAGAGATGTGGATCACATAAACCACATCCTGCTGAAGGAGATATTGACACTCAAGAAATCAGCATTCCATTGCTCGACAACAGAAATTACCACACTCATTTAAGCACTGATAAGGTAGAAGAACATTGTACTGTAAATAATGTTGAATGTGATACTTCATCTTCCATATTTGGCGTGGACACTAGTGATGCAGAACCTATGGATTTTGAGAACAATAAACAACTTTGGCTGCCTCCGGAGCCTGAAAATGAAGAAGATGAGAAAGAAGCTGTTTTctttgaagatgaagaagatgatgcTACAGGAGAATGGCGCTATATGCGTTCATTGAATAGCTTTGGAAGTTTTGAGCACAGAAATCGAGACCGATCAATTGAGGAACATAAGAAAGCCATGAAAAATGTTGTTGAAGGTCACTTTAGGGCTTTAGTGGCTCAACTACttcaagttgaaaatttacctatTTCTGAAGATGGCAAGGAGGGCTGGCTAGATATACTAACCTCTTTGTCATGGGAAGCAGCAATGCATCTTAAACCAGACACTAGTAGTGGTGGAGGAATGGACCCTGGATTATATGTCAAGATTAAGTGCCTGGCTTGTGGGCATCGCTGTGATAG TATGGTTGTGAAAGGAGTTGTGTGCAAGAAGAATGTGGCCAACCGACGTATGCCTTCAAAGATTGAGAAAGCCCGCTTTCTAATCCTTGGTGGAGCTCTTGAATACCAGCGAGTATCAAATTTGCTTTCAAGTATTGATACTCTGTTGCAGCAG GAAATGGATCACTTGAAGATGGCAATTGCAAAGATAGATTCTCACCACCCCAATGTTCTTTTGGTAGAGAAAACAGTTTCTCGTTGTGCTCAAGATTATCTTCTTGCTAAAAACATTTCGCTTGTTTTGAATGTAAAAAGGCCACTTCTAGAGCGCATAGCACGCTGCACTGGTGCAGATATTGTCCCTTCAATTGACCATCTTTCATCTTCAAATCTGGGGCATTGCGAACTGTTTCATGTAGAGAAATTCGTTGAAGAACATGATATTGCCTGCCAAGATGGAAAAAAACTAAAAACATTGATGTTTTTTAGGGGATGCCCCAAACCCTTGGGTTGTACT ATTTTGCTTAAGGGTGCCTGTAGCAATGAGCTGAAGAAAGTCAAGCATGTTCTTCAATATGGAGTATTTGCTGCATATCATCTGGCTTTGGAAACATCTTTTCTTGCTGATGAGGGGGCCTCTCTTCCAGAACTTCCATTGAAGTCTCCCATAACTGTTGCACTTCCAGATAAACCCTCTATGGTAAACCGATCTATATCCACAATTCCTGGCTTCACAATATCTCCAGCGGATAAGTCACAATCTAGTAGTGTTGTGCAAACTTCTGGGAAATCAGATCCCAATTTAGGACCAGAAACTGGATCAGCTTTACCACTTTCTTATGAAGATAATACTTCTCTCTCTAACTCTAATAGTGCAGTTGTAAATATGCATGATCTTTCCTTTGATAAAGGCAACCAACTGAATAATATGGGAGAACAATGCCTGGTCCCTTTTGTTTCTTCGTCTCACTCAGTTACAGCTCCAAGCTATTCCCTTGGTCGTTCTGCCTGTCATACTGGAGAAGAAATTATGGCAGACTTTTTGAGGGGTAATGAACCTGGATGCATGGAAACTCATAAAGAAACAAGTATCAGTCATCAAGTTCAAGCATCTAACCTTCATGAAAATAGAGGTGTCTTTGAGGATGGTAGGGGGACAGACTGTGATGTGCAAAGAGATGACTTAAAATCTATAAAATTGCATCGAGATAATTCAAGGAATGATGATTTGGTTACAAAGGAAGAATTCCCACCATCTCCATCAGATCATCAGAGCATTTTGGTTTCTCTATCTTCCCGCTGTGTTTGGAAAGGAGGTACTGTTTGTGAGCGTGCACATCTATTCCGCTTCAAATATTATGGCAGTTTTGACAGGCCCCTTGGGAGATACTTACGAGACCACTTATTTAATCAG AGTTATAAGTGTCGTACTTGTGAGATGCCATCAGAAGTTCATATATATTGTTATACACATCGCCAAGGCAGCCTGACAATATCTGTTAAGAAGCTTGAAGAATTTGTTCTGCCGGGAGCACGCGATGGCAAGATTTGGATGTGGCACAGATGCCTGTGCTGTCCTCGAGCTAATGGGCTACCACCTGCAACTCCAAGAATTGTAATGTCTGATGCTGCTTGGGGTTTGTCTTTTGGTAAATTTTTAGAGCTTAGCTTTTCAAATCATGCTGCTGCAAGTAGAGTAGCTAGCTGTGGACATTCACTACACAGGGATTGTCTACgcttttatgg ATATGGGGAAATGGTTGCTTGCTTCAAATATGCACCAATAAATATACACTCTGTCTATCTGCCACCTTCAATATTGGATTTTAACTACCAGCATCAAGATTGGGTACAAGAAGAAACAGATAAG CTAAGTAATATTGCACTTGATCTCTTCGCTCAAGTACAAAAGTCACTGCACCAACTTGAAGAGAATATCTCTAATGCTGCTAACATGAAAGTCCTTGAAGGTATTTTGCTGAAAGAGAGAGCAGAATTTGAG GAATCTGTTCGGACAGTAACTAAAAAGGAGGAGACAGATATGCAGCCATTTGTTGATATACTTGAAGTTAATAAGTTGCAAAGGAAATTGCTGTTCCAGTCCTATGTATGggataaacaaataaaatttgCTACTGACGCATGTACTAAAGGTTTGCCAACTAAGAATAAAGAGGAACTAGCTCCTAGGGTTGGGAGGAGCTTCACAAATTCAGACTGTTCAGTTTCTGTAACTTCTGCTGGACCCCATAATGGGAGTGGGAGTAAAGATGAAGATGATCAATATAAACAACCTTCAGATCAGCAAAAACTAGATTTAGAACATGAGAGCACCAAAGTCCTCTCTACTAGCAAAACTGCAAGCAATCAGACTGATTTCCTGGAATCACATGATGGTCCACATAGGGTTGTTTCTGTGGGGCAATACCCAATCATGGATGAGCTCTCTAACACCTTGGATGCAAAATGGATAGGTGAAAATGGTCCTACTTCAGTTGATGCAAGCAAATTGAACTTATCAGGTCTAGATGATACAACTCATATTGAATCATCTGAGAATGTTGAAGAAAGCTATCACATTGATTCAAATTCAACATCTACAAATACTTCTAGATCATGTGAACACATTGAAGATGTATCTGTTTTTATCAAGACGTCTGTATCTGACCTCTATGCTTCTCTCAACAAGGATATTGATGGTTTCCTTAGTGCGTACCATCCTGAAAGTATACATGTATTTAAGGAGTTATTGCAGAAGGGGTGGGGAAGGCTGTTTCTTCCCCTTGGTGTTAACGATACTGCCATTCCAATTTATGATGATGAACCAACGAGTGTCATTTCTTATGCTCTTGTTTGTGCTGATTATCACTCTCAAATATCTGATGAGCCTGAGAAGTTAAGAGATGGTAGGGAATCTCCACTTTCTTTTACCATCCAGGATTATGGAAACTCTTTCATATTTCAGTCATTGGATGATATTCCTTTTGAAACTTTCAAGAGTCTTGGGTCCATTGATGATAGCACTCCATCCATCCCTGGTAGCAAGAGTCCCCTGAccatagatccacttgcatccactAAATCAATGCATGTTAGAGTCTCTTTCGCAACAAGGTATAGTGTGACTTGCTACTATGCAAAACATTTTGAAGCATTAAGGAAAACTTGCTGTCCATCTGAACTCGACTTTATAAGGTCTCTTAGTCGTTGCAAAAAATGGGGTGCACAAGGTGGGAAGAGCAATGCCTTTTTTGCAAAGTCTCTGGATGATAGGTTCATTATAAAGCAGGTTACCAAGACTGAGTtagaatcatttattaaatttgcTCCTGAGTATTTCAAGTATCTGACAGAATCCATAAACACTGGGTGTCCAACATGTTTGGCAAAGATTCTTGGCATTTACCAG GTCCTAATCAAAAACTCAAAAGGTGGAAAAGAATCAAAGATGGATGTTCTTGTAATGGAGAACCTTTTATTTGGAAGGAGTGTTACGTGGTTGTATGACCTTAAAGGATCTTCAAGGTCTCGATATAATGCAGATTCAAGTGGTAACAATAAGGTGCTTCTTGATCAAAATTTGATTGAGGCCATGCCTACTTCTCCAATTTTTGTTGGAAACAAAGCAAAGAGACTTCTGGAAAGAGCTGTGTGGAATGACACAGCCTTTCTTGCG TCCATTGATGTGATGGATTACTCTTTGCTCGTGGGGGTTGATGAGAACAAGCAGGAGCTGGTTCTTGGAATCATTGATTTCATGCGGCAATACACATGGGACAAGCATCTCGAGACATGGGTGAAAGCCTCAGGAATTCTGGGAGGACCCAGAGACGCATCTCCCACTGTGATTTCACCCAAACAATACAAAAAACGATTCAGGAAAGCAATGTCGGCATACTTCATTGTGGTTCCTGATCAATGGTCACCACCTACCATCATACCAAGTCAATCACAGTCTGACCTTTGCCGAGACGATCTACTAGCCGCCTCTCCAAATTTATAA